Proteins found in one Pseudomonas sp. P8_241 genomic segment:
- a CDS encoding MFS transporter: MSAPDTTAIPKATARPGPFDWYRNINQQERRTFWSCKIGYGLDGMDTQMLSFVVPTLIAMWGITTGQAGLIHTSTLIASAIGGWVAGILSDRIGRVRTLQLTVLWFAFFTFLCGFAQSYEQLLIARTLMGFGFGGEWTAGAVLIGEVIRAQDRGKAVGMVQSGWALGWGLTAILYALLFSVLPPEDAWRALFILGIVPAIFVIFVRRLVKDPEIYREAKAKQEPSNPSKFYEIFAPGMLFTTFRASLLTTGALGGYYAITSWLPTFLKNERGLSVLGTGGYLAMVIIGSYVGYVISAYLTDILGRKKNFILFAVGSFTIVLLYTQLPVSNGVMLWLGFPLGFFASGIFSGMGAFLTELFPTRIRGSGQGFCYNIGRALAALFPLLIGLLSQTVPLSVGIGAFAAVSYGVVILAALSLPETRGKQLDAQ; encoded by the coding sequence ATGAGTGCGCCCGACACCACTGCCATCCCGAAAGCAACGGCCCGGCCGGGACCTTTCGACTGGTATCGCAACATCAATCAGCAGGAACGTCGCACCTTCTGGAGCTGCAAGATCGGCTATGGCCTCGATGGCATGGACACGCAGATGCTCAGCTTCGTGGTGCCAACCCTGATTGCGATGTGGGGCATTACCACCGGGCAGGCCGGGCTGATTCATACCAGCACCCTGATTGCCTCGGCCATCGGTGGCTGGGTGGCGGGGATTCTCTCCGACCGCATCGGTCGCGTTCGCACCCTGCAACTGACTGTGCTGTGGTTTGCGTTTTTCACCTTCCTCTGCGGCTTTGCCCAGAGCTATGAACAACTGTTGATTGCACGGACCCTGATGGGCTTCGGTTTCGGCGGCGAATGGACGGCCGGCGCGGTGCTGATCGGCGAAGTGATTCGTGCCCAGGACCGTGGCAAGGCTGTCGGCATGGTGCAATCCGGTTGGGCTCTGGGCTGGGGGCTGACGGCGATTCTGTATGCCTTGCTGTTCTCGGTACTGCCGCCGGAAGACGCCTGGCGCGCACTGTTCATCCTTGGCATCGTGCCGGCGATTTTCGTGATTTTCGTTCGCCGGTTGGTCAAGGATCCGGAAATTTACCGTGAAGCCAAGGCTAAACAGGAACCGAGCAATCCGTCGAAGTTCTACGAGATCTTTGCTCCCGGCATGCTCTTCACCACGTTTCGCGCTTCGTTGCTGACCACCGGTGCATTGGGCGGCTACTACGCCATCACTTCCTGGCTGCCGACTTTTCTGAAGAATGAACGCGGTCTGAGCGTACTCGGCACCGGCGGTTATCTGGCGATGGTGATCATTGGATCCTACGTTGGCTACGTTATCAGCGCTTATTTGACTGACATCCTCGGACGAAAAAAGAACTTCATCCTGTTCGCGGTCGGCTCCTTCACCATCGTCCTGCTGTACACGCAACTGCCGGTCAGCAACGGCGTGATGCTGTGGCTGGGCTTCCCGTTGGGTTTCTTCGCCTCGGGGATTTTCAGCGGCATGGGCGCGTTTCTGACCGAGTTGTTCCCTACACGCATTCGCGGTTCGGGCCAGGGTTTTTGCTACAACATCGGCCGTGCGCTGGCGGCGTTGTTTCCGCTGCTGATCGGCCTGCTCAGCCAGACAGTTCCGCTGAGTGTAGGCATCG